A single region of the Silene latifolia isolate original U9 population chromosome 8, ASM4854445v1, whole genome shotgun sequence genome encodes:
- the LOC141595021 gene encoding uncharacterized protein LOC141595021: MVKDKFASGYSNGQWQHQKGCYNIEDGYNWLRQDNWPKVPWFNSVWSRLNIPKHVFNAWLIKHGRLLTLDRLHKMGITDQRTCYLCGMQDEDHCNTPDCSYTRRCYDRMQSWIGVLGNGFGSTEQMLKIRHCSGFLRKLLCSLVVAMHYQIWYARNVCRVEKQVIHPKVIVKSVLEDGRLALLRYQYYQMSQADREWCSLRGLM; encoded by the exons ATGGTGAAGGATAAGTTTGCATCAGGATATAGTAATGGTCAGTGGCAGCATCAGAAAGGTTGTTATAACATTGAAGATGGTTATAATTGGTTGAGGCAGGATAATTGGCCTAAAGTTCCTTGGTTTAACAGTGTTTGGAGTCGTCTAAACATTCCAAAGCATGTCTTTAATGCCTGGCTCATCAAGCATGGAAGACTTCTTACTTTGGATAGGTTACATAAAATGGGTATCACTGATCAGAGGACATGTTACTTGTGTGGAATGCAGGACGAGGatcattgtaatactcc GGATTGTAGTTACACTCGCAGATGCTATGACAGGATGCAGTCCTGGATTGGTGTGTTGGGCAATGGGTTTGGTTCTACTGAACAGATGTTAAAAATCAGACACTGCTCTGGTTTCCTGAGGAAACTTTTATGTTCCCTGGTTGTCGCTATGCATTATCAGATTTGGTATGCTCGTAATGTATGCCGTGTGGAGAAGCAGGTGATACATCCAAAGGTTATTGTTAAATCTGTTCTGGAAGATGGTAGATTGGCTTTACTGAGGTATCAGTACTATCAAATGTCGCAGGCTGATAGAGAATGGTGCTCTTTGAGAGGATTAATGTAA